One window of the Rosa rugosa chromosome 3, drRosRugo1.1, whole genome shotgun sequence genome contains the following:
- the LOC133736866 gene encoding uncharacterized protein LOC133736866 — protein MADEIEAFKFVDLDILLSICERISTLVLMLICPDFKAVGTFLMIATFLRLQYLVFYRLSAIMPELLDYCIAVFADRMITVVQMFLGWPSVWYIVIMVGLGMVSTICTACNMYSMYSITQKQKAEIEEKRLLAIEAIKAGAANSAELFDFVVYHSDYYRNYLNYYSGETAYELSYTRIREDLLADQLV, from the exons ATGGCAGACGAGATAGAAGCCTTCAAATTCGTCGACTTAGATATTCTCCTCAGCATATGTGAGAGGATTTCAACATTGGTTCTGATGCTCATCTGTCCCGACTTTAAAGCTGTTGGCACATTCCTCATGATCGCAACATTCCTAAGATTgcaataccttgtgttttacCGTCTGAGTGCTATCATGCCT GAGCTGCTAGACTATTGTATTGCAGTTTTCGCTGATCGGATGATTACCGTTGTCCAAATGTTTTTAGGGTGGCCTAGTGTTTGGTATATAGTAATTAtggttggtttggggatggtttCAACCATATGCACTGCTTGCAACATGTATTCCATGTATTCAATAACTCAGAAACAGAAAGCTGAAATTGAGGAGAAGAGGTTACTTGCTATAGAAGCAATTAAAGCAGGGGCAGCCAATTCTGCGGAGCTTTTCGATTTTGTAGTCTACCACTCTGATTATTACAGAAATTATTTGAATTACTACTCTGGAGAAACAGCATATGAACTTTCTTATACAAGGATTCGGGAAGACCTCCTTGCTGATCAACTTGTATAA
- the LOC133740907 gene encoding uncharacterized protein LOC133740907 has translation MEEHVSGFTCIKPKETKKSEIEEEAPIEENYRWPREEDLEVVEALKEENNKSLGEGNARCYKWKWSDDMSSDLPSPWDYFATYKDMDKVDDNWGKQLVMADQIDTVNGNGSSDPMETTTAEYESNKEPLLLEDTGEVERLRAENDNLKREKEALESEKEALEREKEALEDTLKAEILKHEDTLLEWKMHDQKLDAMLVEAKMKSQALVEELDSHSKFEEQMLETLKAYKKDCRKWEQDNKDIGAKFEAVISAIRKDQQTLLTGQGHVCKCKAERKKWENEKITLNEQLEAVNSWYEFYFEVATTANYWNQYYMQRENYYSIWLRYYEDNIYSLVKSNSDLAKRLEVETSLSTSYHNHVFDYEERCRALEEDKNNLTAKLCAANASSELYRSMLRDLAT, from the exons ATGGAGGAGCATGTATCGGGATTCACGTGCATCAAACCTAAG GAGACTAAGAAATCTGAAATTGAAGAAGAGGCACCAATAGAAGAGAATTACAGATGGCCAAGGGAAGAGGATTTGGAAGTTGTAGAAGCACTGaaagaagaaaacaacaaaTCATTGGGTGAGGGCAACGCACGATGTTACAAATGGAAATGGTCTGATGATATGTCATCAGATCTTCCAAGTCCTTGGGATTATTTTGCTACATATAAAGACATGGATAAAGTTGATGATAACTGGGGAAAACAATTGGTGATGGCAGATCAAATTGATACTGTCAATGGCAATGGTAGCAGTGATCCGATGGAGACCACAACAGCTGAATATGAAAGCAATAAGGAACCACTTCTTCTTGAGGACACTGGAGAAGTTGAGAGACTGAGAGCTGAAAATGATAATTTGAAGAGAGAAAAGGAAGCATTGGAGAGCGAAAAGGAAGCATTGGAGAGAGAAAAGGAAGCATTAGAGGATACATTGAAGGCAGAGATACTTAAACATGAAGATACTCTCCTCGAGTGGAAAATGCACGATCAGAAGCTTGATGCAATGCTTGTTGAAGCGAAGATGAAGTCTCAAGCTTTAGTTGAGGAGTTAGATTCTCACTCCAAGTTTGAGGAACAAATGCTGGAAACGCTTAAAGCTTACAAAAAAGATTGCAGAAAATGGGAGCAAGACAATAAAGACATTGGTGCAAAATTTGAAGCTGTAATTTCAGCTATTAGAAAAGATCAGCAGACTTTGCTAACTGGTCAAGGACATGTTTGCAAGTGCAAGGCAGAACGCAAGAAATGGGAAAACGAGAAAATCACACTCAATGAACAGCTTGAGGCAGTGAATTCTTGGTACGAGTTCTATTTTGAAGTGGCAACGACAGCAAACTATTGGAATCAATACTATATGCAAAGGGAAAATTATTACAGTATTTGGTTGCGTTACTATGAGGACAACATCTACAGCCTTGTCAAAAGTAACAGTGACCTTGCTAAAAGGCTCGAGGTAGAAACTAGTTTGTCCACTAGTTATCACAATCATGTTTTTGACTATGAAGAGAGATGCAGGGCGCTCGAGGAAGACAAGAACAATCTCACTGCAAAGCTTTGTGCTGCCAATGCCTCATCTGAACTATATCGAAGCATGTTACGTGACTTGGCCACTTag
- the LOC133740634 gene encoding uncharacterized protein LOC133740634 has product MPSLISTNQSAFVNERLIQDNIMVAHEVFHYLKLLRSGNDGSFALKLDMNKAYDRVEWSFLESVLLKIGFSFIFTKLIMSCVRSVTYSVLFNGKPGPWFTPSRGLRQGDPLSPFLFLFVNDVLSKMLLKASESRLMHPVRLGPQQIAISHLLFTDDSLFFLKSTLDNCLHLSDLLHTFCTASGQRINMDKSSIYFSPNTPLPITHLISSILQMKVVDDPGRHLGLPTIWGRSKRRALSFVKDAITKKVAGWKQSLLSQAGKEVMIKAVASAIPAYTMACFKFPASTCKEINSILSDFWWGSDTSSGIHWKSWDFLGLPKSDGGLGFRNFQDFNDALLAKQVWRLFQSPDSLCAQVLKQVYYPNSTILEAKRGSAPSWLWTSLLAGRKLLQNGSLWNIGNGLSANLWSDCWIPDFPPSPLRPDKAHLNNTVSSLIDWNRLSWDLTLIHDDISPLQRRHILSIQLVDQASPDKLIWPYTKNGKYSVKSGYHFQASYNCNISPIHPHHSHSVSTFTWKWIFNIHTLPKIRLFFWRAFHNILATKAALFKRHITQSPICPICNLYPESVEHVLFTCPWVVAAWFAHPVGYKVPMQAITSVDDWFDIIHTTTIDTWSPPPALCFKVNTDASWNGNSVSGGIAVVVRDDMGRIVDGFAGISPAISPLAAELLAICEALVLIAKLPPCPVILASDSITLIQALKSGIPPQDWTVTNLFSKARYLSRNRQISWFWTSRKANRVADHVAALAYRGKCPQDWVVNPPSSLIRVLLYDGLPCPPVAPAHG; this is encoded by the exons ATGCCTTCTCTCATATCCACCAACCAGTCGGCTTTCGTAAATGAGAGATTGATTCAGGATAATATTATGGTCGCCCATGAGGTCTTCCATTATCTTAAACTTCTTCGGTCCGGCAATGACGGTTCCTTTGCTCTTAAGTTGGACATGAACAAGGCTTACGACCGTGTGGAATGGTCGTTTTTGGAGAGTGTCCTTCTTAAAATCGGTTTCTCCTTCATCTTTACTAAGCTGATCATGAGCTGTGTCCGATCAGTTACGTATTCAGTGTTGTTCAATGGAAAACCTGGACCATGGTTCACCCCATCAAGAGGCTTGCGACAGGGTGACCCACTGTCCCCCTTCTTATTCCTTTTTGTCAATGATGTGCTTTCAAAAATGCTTCTCAAAGCTTCTGAATCTCGGCTTATGCATCCAGTTCGTCTTGGTCCCCAGCAGATTGCCATTAGCCACTTACTTTTTACAGATGATTCTCTTTTCTTCCTCAAGTCTACTTTGGATAATTGTTTGCATTTATCTGATCTTCTGCATACATTCTGCACCGCTTCCGGACAAAGAATTAACATGGATAAATCTTCTATTTATTTTAGTCCAAATACTCCTCTGCCAATTACTCATTTGATCAGCTCAATTCTGCAAATGAAAGTTGTGGATGACCCTGGCAGACATCTCGGTCTCCCTACAATTTGGGGCAGGTCAAAAAGAAGGGCCTTGAGTTTTGTGAAAGATGCGATTACGAAGAAAGTGGCAGGTTGGAAACAATCTTTATTGAGTCAGGCGGGCAAAGAAGTCATGATAAAAGCTGTCGCCAGTGCTATCCCTGCTTATACAATGGCGTGTTTCAAGTTCCCAGCCTCTACTTGTAAGGAGATTAATTCCATTCTCAGTGATTTTTGGTGGGGAAGTGATACATCATCTGGTATTCACTGGAAATCTTGGGACTTCTTAGGCCTCCCCAAATCAGATGGTGGTCTTGGCTTCCGCAACTTTCAGGATTTTAATGATGCTCTCCTTGCAAAGCAAGTTTGGAGGTTGTTTCAGTCCCCTGATTCTCTCTGTGCTCAGGTGCTCAAACAAGTTTATTACCCTAACTCCACCATTTTGGAGGCAAAACGTGGTTCTGCTCCTTCTTGGTTGTGGACAAGCCTTTTGGCTGGGAGGAAGCTTCTGCAGAATGGTTCTTTGTGGAATATTGGGAATGGCCTATCGGCCAACTTGTGGTCAGACTGTTGGATTCCAGATTTTCCTCCTTCTCCTCTGAGGCCGGACAAAGCACATCTCAACAACACTGTTTCTTCATTAATTGATTGGAATCGTCTTTCTTGGGATCTCACTCTGATTCATGATGATATTTCTCCTCTCCAACGTCGTCACATATTGTCAATTCAGCTCGTGGATCAAGCCTCTCCAGATAAGCTTATCTGGCCTTATACAAAAAATGGAAAGTATAGCGTCAAATCAGGTTATCACTTTCAAGCTTCTTATAATTGCAATATCTCTCCCATCCATCCCCACCATTCTCATTCTGTTTCTACCTTCACCTGGAAGTGGATTTTCAATATTCACACTCTTCCCAAAATCAGACTTTTCTTTTGGAGGGCTTTCCACAATATCTTGGCCACGAAAGCTGCCTTATTTAAAAGGCATATTACTCAGAGCCCCATTTGCCCGATCTGTAATCTTTATCCGGAGTCAGTGGAACATGTTCTTTTCACTTGTCCTTGGGTGGTAGCAGCTTGGTTTGCTCATCCTGTTGGTTACAAAGTTCCGATGCAAGCAATTACATCAGTGGATGATTGGTTTGATATCATTC ATACCACAACCATTGACACCTGGTCTCCTCCCCCTGCTCTTTGTTTCAAAGTAAATACTGATGCTTCTTGGAATGGAAATTCCGTCTCTGGTGGTATTGCAGTTGTTGTGCGTGATGATATGGGAAGAATTGTTGATGGTTTTGCGGGTATCTCTCCAGCCATTTCACCACTAGCGGCTGAGCTCCTTGCAATCTGTGAAGCCTTGGTTCTTATTGCAAAGCTTCCTCCTTGCCCGGTCATTCTGGCATCGGATTCTATCACTCTTATTCAGGCTCTAAAGTCAGGCATCCCTCCTCAAGATTGGACAGTGACTAATTTATTCTCTAAAGCCCGGTACCTCTCTCGAAACCGGCAAATCAGCTGGTTTTGGACCAGCAGGAAAGCAAATCGAGTAGCGGATCATGTTGCTGCTCTTGCTTATAGAGGAAAGTGTCCCCAAGATTGGGTTGTAAACCCTCCTTCCTCTCTGATTCGTGTGTTGTTGTATGATGGGCTCCCTTGCCCTCCTGTTGCTCCTGCTCATGGTTAG